The following are encoded together in the Xiphophorus hellerii strain 12219 chromosome 3, Xiphophorus_hellerii-4.1, whole genome shotgun sequence genome:
- the mios gene encoding GATOR2 complex protein MIOS, whose amino-acid sequence MSGSKPDILWSPHHPDRYVICDSELGLYSIGPVGSTETKPGTLSLSEETAATLLAINSDTPYMKCVAWYPKHEPECLLAVGQANGRVVLTSLGQNHNSTCKELVGKEFVPKHARQCNTLAWNPVDSNLLAAGLDKHRADFSVLIWDISSKFAPETSVAAEKIRLSSVDLDSSTVVTKPLYELGQNDACLSLCWLLRDTKLLLAGMHRNLAIFDLRNTSQKTFVNTKAIQGVTVDPHFPDRVASFFEGQVAIWDLRKFEKPVLTLTEQPKPLTKVAWCPTRTGLLATLTRDSNIIRLYDMQHTPTPIGDETEPTIIERSVQPCYSQIGSFAWHPSSQNRMVVVSAANRVMTDFTVFERISLAWSSTASLMWACGRHLYSCVEDEAEGTDGAAEKDIATKMRERAQSRYGHDTVQVWRNHLLAGGSDPQLRSLWFDLFYMKQCSEDAELKLQGNKQFVVYSGIKNIVKSSSGTTESRRCWSGSDRQTDVTRFQSDERCLALRLCGWISRGPDIDVETFLRSLEQEREWERAAAIALFNLDIRRAIQILSKGAVTEKGDLNLNVVAMALSGYTDEKSSLWREMCSSLRLQLKNPYLCVMFAFLTSEPGAYDGVLYESKVAVRDRVAFACMFLSDAQLPRYIDKLTTEMKEAGNLEGILLTGLTKDGVDLMESYVDRTGDVQTASFCMLKGSPGDVLKDPRVQCWIENYRNLLDAWRFWHKRAEFDILRGKLDPSSKPLAQVFVSCNFCGKSISYSCSAMPHQGRGFSQYGVSGSPTKSKVTSCPGCRKPLPRCALCLMNMGTPVSSCSGTGKSDEKMDLTRENKLAQFNNWFTWCHNCRHGGHAGHMLSWFRDHTECPVSACACKCMQLDTTGNLVPVDSS is encoded by the exons ATGAGTGGCTCAAAGCCGGACATCCTTTGGTCTCCTCACCACCCCGACCGCTACGTCATCTGCGACTCTGAGCTGGGCCTGTACAGTATCGGACCTGTGGGCAGCACCGAAACAAAACCCGGcactctctccctctctgagGAAACTGCTGCTACATTACTAGCCATAAACTCTGACACTCCATACATGAAATGTGTGGCCTGGTACCCAAAACATGAGCCTGAATGTTTGCTGGCTGTGGGACAAGCTAACGGCAGAGTTGTGCTCACCAGTTTGGGCCAGAACCACAACTCTACGTGTAAAGAGCTGGTGGGGAAAGAGTTTGTGCCCAAGCATGCCCGGCAGTGCAACACGTTAGCCTGGAACCCGGTGGACAGCAACCTACTAGCAGCTGGGCTGGATAAGCACCGTGCAGACTTCTCTGTCCTCATATGGGATATTAGCAGTAAATTTGCCCCAGAAACCAGCGTAGCAGCTGAGAAAATCCGCCTCTCGTCTGTTGATCTGGACTCCAGCACGGTGGTGACCAAGCCGCTGTATGAGCTGGGCCAAAACGACGCCTGCCTGTCCCTCTGCTGGCTGCTTCGAGACACGAAGCTGCTCTTGGCTGGCATGCACAGAAACCTCGCAATATTTGACCTGAGGAACACGAGCCAGAAAACGTTTGTGAACACTAAGGCCATCCAGGGGGTGACGGTCGATCCACATTTTCCCGACCGTGTGGCGTCCTTCTTCGAAGGCCAGGTGGCCATTTGGGACCTGAGGAAGTTTGAAAAGCCGGTGCTGACCCTCACAGAGCAGCCAAAGCCTCTCACTAAG GTGGCGTGGTGTCCGACTCGCACCGGCCTTCTGGCGACGCTGACACGCGACAGCAACATCATCCGCCTGTACGACATGCAGCACACTCCCACCCCCATCGGCGACGAGACGGAGCCCACCATCATCGAGCGAAGCGTGCAGCCCTGCTACAGCCAGATCGGCAGCTTCGCCTGGCACCCCTCCTCCCAAAACCGCATGGTGGTGGTCTCCGCCGCCAACCGGGTCATGACCGACTTCACCGTGTTCGAGCGCATCTCTCTGGCCTGGAGCTCCACGGCGTCGCTCATGTGGGCCTGCGGCCGACACCTGTACAGCTGCGTCGAGGACGAGGCCGAAGGGACGGACGGCGCAGCCGAGAAAGACATCGCCACCAAGATGAGGGAGCGAGCTCAGTCCAGGTACGGACACGACACCGTCCAGGTTTGGAGGAACCACCTGCTGGCCGGGGGGAGCGACCCACAGCTCAGGTCTTTATGGTTCGATCTGTTCT ATATGAAGCAGTGTTCAGAGGACGCGGAGCTAAAACTGCAAGGAAACAAACAGTTTGTGGTTTATTCCGGCATCAAGAACATTGTGAAGTCGAGCTCAG GCACGACGGAGAGCCGCAGGTGCTGGAGCGGCTCTGACCGGCAGACAGACGTAACCCGCTTCCAGAGCGACGAGCGCTGCCTCGCCCTGCGGCTCTGCGGGTGGATCAGCCGCGGTCCGGACATCGACGTGGAAACCTTCCTGCGGTCTCTGGAGCAGGAACGCGAGTGGGAGCGAGCGGCGGCCATCGCTCTCTTCAACCTGGATATCCGCCGCGCCATCCAGATCCTCAGCAAGGGAGCCGTCACCGAAAAAG GCGACCTGAACCTGAACGTTGTTGCCATGGCGCTGTCGGGCTACACCGACGAGAAGTCGTCCCTGTGGAGGGAGATGTGCAGCTCTCTGAGGCTGCAGCTGAAGAATCCCTACCTCTGTGTCATGTTCGCCTTCCTCACCAGTGAGCCTGGAGCCTACGACGGCGTGCTG tatGAGAGCAAAGTTGCCGTCCGGGACAGAGTCGCCTTCGCCTGCATGTTTCTCAGCGATGCTCAG ctgccGCGTTACATCGACAAACTGACCACCGAGATGAAGGAGGCAGGAAACCTGGAGGGAATCCTGCTGACCGGACTCACCAAAGATGGCGTCGATCTGATGGAGAGCTATGTGGACCGGACCGGGGACGTTCAGACCGCCAGCTTCTGCATGCTAAAG GGCTCCCCTGGCGACGTGTTGAAAGACCCTCGGGTCCAGTGCTGGATCGAAAACTACCGCAACCTGCTGGACGCCTGGAGGTTCTGGCACAAACGAGCCGAGTTTGACATCCTCAGAGGCAAACTGGACCCCAGCTCCAAACCACTAGCTCAG GTGTTTGTGAGCTGTAATTTCTGCGGGAAGTCCATCTCCTACAGCTGCTCTGCGATGCCTCATCAGGGCCGGGGCTTCAGCCAGTACGGGGTCAGCGGGTCACCCACCAAATCAAAAGTCACCAGCTGTCCTGGCTGCAGGAAGCCTCTGCCGCGCTGCGCACTCTGCCTCATGAACATGGGCACACCTGTTTCCAGTTGCTCAG GAACTGGAAAGTCGGATGAGAAAATGGACTTAACAAGGGAGAACAAACTCGCCCAGTTCAACAACTGGTTCACCTGGTGTCACAACTGTCGACATGGTGGCCATGCCGGTCACATGCTGAGCTGGTTCAG
- the col28a1b gene encoding collagen, type XXVIII, alpha 1b, with protein sequence MNKSHSPSLNESLHLLQVLSLKMFLHRSPIRGVGLWLVLLAFTHGASGQRRKEAKSSNYKLQDDGGNGIFVTKSLYPLGRNCSLEVIFILDSSESAKTKLFQQEKIFVLRFSTKLSMLKMTGVSLKVRMAALQYSSSVSVEHRFVDWKDLDLFHSKINDMSYIGQGTFTSFAITNATQMLLQETQKEAVRIAVLMTDGVDHPRGPSVIVAAEEAKRHGIKIFTVGLSYVSFQKENKEKLQAIASSPAERFVHSMEDPQLQEKLLKEMGAVAVEGCPPCVCEKGEKGSSGSPGRKGDQGDEGPSGQKGAKGEPGLNGKPGNDGSKGFPGFKGNKGMKGNCGLPGGKGATGLEGPPGPPGLKGEQGEIGPVGDVGPEGPAGPKGDRGHSGEPGPPGDFGIGPPGAKGEKGIQGKPGGIGPAGKGDPGPPGPQGPAGPQGKPGIPGEGFPGPKGDRGFEGPRGNRGPPGIGIKGDKGNYGLPGPQGPVGEPGIGLPGEKGVQGPVGLTGPRGAPGIGLTGQKGNQGLPGEPGLPGERGVGAPGPKGDSGVPGSSGFPGIPGEDGSPGQKGDVGLPGPRGPDGIPGRGVPGGKGDKGDRGSRGQPGPSGPMGPLGPKGDSGNVGLPGATGPPGRGISGPKGDQGPPGPVGQMGEPGVGLPGPKGDRGPPCPPGPPGPKGEGFVGSPGLPGPPGLPGETGLDGIGLPGPKGDRGFPGPPGPAGPPGIGLFGPKGSPGPAGPPGLPGLPGEGAQGEKGDRGFQGIPGPRGPPGQGLQGDKGDRGLRGETGKKGDRGQTGQSGDKGSAGRMGQKGEAGLTETEIIELIRKICNCSESCKQKPLELVFVIDSSESVGPQNFQVIKDLVNAVVDRTTVSWNATRVGVVLYSDINVVVVDLKQEATADEVKSAVYAMDYLGEGTYTGSAIEKANQIFEAARRDVRKVAVIITDGQTDTRDVVSLESAVLKANESQIERFVIGVVNESDPNSEEFKKELNFIASDPDQDYMFLIKDFKVLKVLEKRLLRCVFEEGKVALFDHPTIATFLLPGISQGTGKNGRAPFRTGGDTPTFPGDSRRDKIVPGYPASQLEPELVLPERPNTDEDRNPTEPQRFPFFDRELYRPVEEFLPPFDANKPKHQEPGANGQAGASTRALTKKESSLVISPPLKPSDSWRSAGCSQNLDPGPCRDYVVKWYYDATSNSCAQFWFGGCQGNQNRFDTEKKCRETCVKV encoded by the exons ATGAACAAGAGTCACTCACCATCACTAAATGAG TCTCTCCACCTGCTGCAGGTTCTCAGTTTGAAAATGTTCCTGCACAGAAGTCCAATCAGAGGCGTGGGGCTTTGGCTTGTTCTGCTCGCTTTCACGCATGGCGCCTCAGgccagaggaggaaggaggcaAAAAGCAGCAACTACAAACTGCAAGACGACGGAGGAAATGGTATCTTTGTTACGAAGTCTTTGTATCCTCTTG GACGTAACTGTAGCCTGGAGGTGATTTTCATTCTGGACAGCTCTGAAAGTGCAAAAACTAAACTATTCCAGCAGGAGAAGATCTTTGTGTTGAGGTTCAGCACAAAGCTCTCTATGCTCAAGATGACCGGCGTTTCGCTGAAGGTCCGAATGGCTGCACTCCAGTACAGCAGCTCTGTGTCCGTCGAGCACAGATTTGTTGACTGGAAAGACCTGGACTTGTTCCACAGTAAAATCAACGACATGAGCTACATCGGCCAAGGAACCTTCACCTCTTTCGCCATTACCAACGCCACGCAGATGCTGCTGCAGGAAACGCAAAAGGAGGCTGTCAGGATCGCGGTGCTCATGACCGACGGGGTCGACCATCCCCGCGGCCCCAGCGTGATTGTGGCTGCCGAAGAGGCCAAGCGCCACGGCATCAAGATCTTCACTGTCGGGTTATCATATGTCTCCTTTCAGAAAGAGAACAAGGAAAAGCTCCAGGCCATCGCAAGTTCCCCTGCGGAGCGGTTCGTCCACAGCATGGAGGACCCCCAACTGCAAGAGAAGCTGCTCAAAGAGATG GGAGCCGTCGCAGTGGAAGGC TGCccaccatgtgtgtgtgaaaaaggAGAGAAAGGCAGTTCAGGCAGTCCT GGAAGAAAAGGAGACCAAGGCGACGAAGGGCCATCGGGTCAAAAAGGAGCAAAG GGTGAACCTGGATTAAATGGCAAACCAGGAAATGATGGCTCAAAG GGATTTCCAGGTTTTAAGGGCAACAAG GGGATGAAAGGAAACTGTGGTCTTCCAGGAGGAAAGGGTGCCACT GGACTTGAAGGACCTCCAGGCCCACCAGGATTAAAAGGAGAACAG ggCGAAATAGGACCAGTGGGAGACGTTGGGCCTGAAGGCCCAGCAGGACCTAAA GGGGACAGAGGGCATTCTGGTGAACCTGGACCACCAGGAGACTTTGGGATCGGTCCTCCGGGAGCCAAG GGTGAAAAGGGAATTCAGGGAAAACCCGGTGGAATTGGACCAGCTGGGAAAGGAGATCCAGGACCGCCT GGCCCCCAAGGACCAGCCGGACCCCAAGGAAAACCTGGAATCCCAGGAGAAGGGTTTCCAGGACCAAAA GGGGACAGAGGATTTGAAGGTCCACGAGGAAACCGCGGGCCTCCTGGTATCGGGATCAAAGGTGACAAg GGTAATTATGGGCTTCCAGGACCCCAAGGTCCAGTTGGTGAACCAGGAATTGGACTTCCTGGGGAAAAG GGAGTCCAGGGTCCAGTTGGACTTACAGGACCCAGAGGAGCTCCAGGAATAGGACTAACGGGGCAAAAG GGGAACCAGGGTCTCCCGGGTGAGCCTGGACTACCAGGAGAGAGGGGAGTGGGAGCACCAGGACCAAAG GGTGATTCTGGAGTTCCAGGTTCATCAGGATTCCCTGGTATACCAGGAGAGGACGGGAGTCCAGGACAAAAA gGTGATGTTGGTTTGCCAGGACCCAGAGGACCTGATGGGATTCCCGGGAGAGGAGTTCCTGGAGGAAAG GGCGACAAAGGGGACAGGGGCAGCAGAGGCCAGCCAGGTCCATCCGGTCCAATGGGACCACTGGGTCCAAAG GGCGATTCAGGAAACGTCGGACTGCCAGGAGCGACTGGACCTCCAGGGAGGGGCATTTCTGGTCCCAAG gGAGATCAAGGCCCACCAGGTCCAGTTGGACAAATGGGAGAGCCTGGTGTTGGTTTACCTGGACCCAAG GGCGACCGAGGGCCGCCTTGTCCTCCTGGGCCTCCAGGACCGAAAGGTGAAGGTTTCGTCGGCTCTCCA GGACTCCCAGGACCTCCTGGTCTGCCAGGAGAGACTGGACTTGATGGCATTGGTTTGCCGGGGCCCAAG GGGGACAGGGGTTTTCCTGGACCGCCTGGTCCTGCTGGGCCTCCAGGAATTGGTCTGTTCGGTCCTAAG GGTTCACCAGGTCCGGCTGGACCTCCTGGCCTTCCAGGTTTACCAGGAGAAGGTGCACAAGGAGAGAAG ggGGATCGTGGATTTCAGGGGATTCCAGGACCCAGAGGTCCTCCAGGACAAGGTCTGCAAGGAGACAAG GGAGACAGAGGTCTCAGAGGTGAGACTGGAAAAAAGGGAGACAGAGGACAGACTGGACAGTCAGGAGACAAAGGATCTGCG GGCAGAATGGGGCAGAAAGGGGAAGCTGGACTAACA gaGACTGAGATTATAGAGCTAATCAGAAAGATATGCA ATTGTAGCGAGTCCTGCAAGCAAAAACCTCTGGAACTGGTCTTTGTAATCGATAGCTCAGAGAGCGTGGGGCCTCAAAACTTCCAAGTGATCAAAGACTTGGTGAACGCTGTGGTGGACCGCACCACAGTCAGCTGGAACGCCACGCGTGTGGGTGTTGTCCTCTACAGCGACATTAACGTAGTCGTGGTCGACCTCAAGCAGGAAGCCACAGCGGACGAGGTCAAATCCGCAGTTTACGCCATGGACTACCTGGGCGAGGGAACCTACACGGGCAGCGCCATCGAAAAAGCCAACCAGATATTTGAGGCGGCACGGCGGGATGTGAGGAAGGTGGCGGTCATCATCACAGATGGACAGACTGACACGAGGGACGTGGTTAGCCTGGAGAGCGCGGTCCTGAAAGCTAATGAAAGTCAAATTGAGAGGTTTGTTATTGGAGTTGTGAATGAAAGTGACCCCAACTCAGAGGAGTTCAAGAAGGAGCTCAACTTCATCGCCTCAGATCCTGACCAGGATTACATGTTCCTGATCAAAGACTTCAAAGTGCTTAAAG TTCTTGAGAAAAGACTCCTGCGATGTGTCTTTGAAGAAGGAAAGGTTGCCCTCTTTGACCACCCAACGATAGCCACATTCCTTCTTCCTGGGATTTCACAAGGGACTGGTAAAAATGGAAGAGCTCCATTTAGGACGGGTGGAGACACTCCCACTTTCCCAGGAGACTCCAGGAGGGACAAGATAGTG ccAGGTTACCCAGCATCCCAATTAGAGCCGGAGTTGGTCCTTCCCGAGAGACCAAACACAGACGAGGACAGAAATCCTACAGAACCTCAGAGGTTCCCCTTCTTTGACAGGGAGCTTTACCGACCTGTAGAAGAGTTCCTCCCACCGTTTGATGCAAACAAACCCAAACACCAAGAGCCTGGAGCCAACGGACAAGCCGGTGCTTCAACGAGGGCTCTGACCAAGAAAGAGTCGTCTTTGGTAATTTCTCCCCCACTAAAGCCATCAGACTCCTGGAGATCAG CGGGTTGCAGCCAGAACCTGGATCCAGGCCCATGTCGGGACTACGTGGTGAAGTGGTACTATGATGCCACATCAAACTCCTGCGCCCAGTTCTGGTTTGGCGGCTGTCAAGGAAACCAAAACCGGTTTGATACAGAGAAGAAATGTAGAGAAACCTGTGTAAAGGTCTAA